Proteins encoded in a region of the Dreissena polymorpha isolate Duluth1 chromosome 6, UMN_Dpol_1.0, whole genome shotgun sequence genome:
- the LOC127835195 gene encoding uncharacterized protein LOC127835195 — translation MMTRRSGLQLKRETRSSNVKTEIELKTELKQSEIRFRKACNQINLLNKKMESIHKRYNCAKKKNHRVFRYKLRLRLAVVEGLRNMYYEYANKKASRVVELRSELFNENVEIVQQEDSEFEDSEMEDSNE, via the exons ATGATGACTAGACGAAGCGGTTTGCAATTAAAGCGAGAAACACGTTCTTCGAATGTGAAAACTGAAATCGAATTGAAAACAGAACTCAAACAATCCGAAATTCGCTTCCGTAAAGCATGCAACCAGATCAATTTACTGAACAAAAAGATGGAAAGCATTCACAAACGTTATAACTGTGCTAAAAAGAAGAATCACCGTGTGTTCAGATACAAGTTGCGGCTCAGACTCGCCGTCGTGGAGGGGCTTAggaacatgtattatgaatatgcaaacaaaaag GCATCTCGTGTTGTGGAGCTTCGCAGCGAGTTGTTTAATGAGAATGTGGAGATTGTGCAGCAG GAGGATAGCGAGTTTGAAGATTCTGAAATGGAAGACAGCAATGAGTAG